The genome window ACGACCCCGTCGGTGGCGATCTTCTCCCCCGGGCGGACCACGAACCGGTCGCCCACCTTGAGGTGGGCCACGGGCAGCCGGACCTCCCGGCCGTTGCGGAGCACGGCCACGTCCTTGGCCCCGAGGTCGAGGAGCGCGCGGAGCGCGGCGCCGGTGCGGCGCCGGGACCGGAGCTCGAAGTACCGTCCGGCGAGGACGAACGCGGTGACCCCGGCGGCGACCTCCAGGTAGATGTCGCCGGTGCCGCCGTCGCGGGAGACGGTGAACTCGAAGCCGTGGGTCATGCCGGGCTCGCCGGCCGTGCCGAAGAAGAGCGCCCACAGCGACCAGCCCAGCGCCGCGATCGTGCCGATGGAGATCAGCGTGTCCATGGTCGTGGCGCGGTGCCGCAGGTTGGCCAGGGCGGCCTTGTGGAACGGCCAGCCGCCGTAGAGCACGACCGGGAGGGTGAGCGCGAGCGACACCCACTGCCAGTAGGGGAACTGGAGCGCCGGGACCATCGCCATCGCGATGACCGGTACGGCGAGCACGACCGAGGTGATCAGGCGGGCCCGGAGCGCGGCGAGACCGTCGGCGTCCTCGTCGCTGGGCCGCTCGGCGGAGGACAGGCGGGCGCCGTATCCGGCCTTCTCCACCTCGGCGACGAGCAGCTCGGGGTCGAAGCCCTCGGGGATGGTGACCGTGGCCTTCTCGGTGGCGTAGTTGACCGTGGCGATCACGCCGTCGAGCTTGTTGAGCTTGCGCTCGATCCGGTTCGCACAGGACGCGCAGGTCATGCCGGTGATCGAGAGTTCCACGGTGGCGCCGGTCGCTCGTGGGTCCCGGTGGGTGAGCGAGGCCATCACCACTCCTTTCTCGGGTCGAGCCCGCGTTGCCGTGGGCCGCCGGCCCCGGTGCGCAGTGGATGCGGTGGACGTTACGTCGCCAGGGCCGGGATCTTGGTGCGGCCGGCCCCGTGCCGGCGCGGTCGATGCGCGTGCCGCCGGGCGGTGGCCCGGTGCCCGGCGGAGGGCTGCCGGCGTGGGCTCGCCGTGCAGCCTACTCGCCCGTCCCGGAGGCGGGCTCGGTCACCACCTGGTATCCGGCCTCTTCGACGGCGGCGACGATCGCGGCCGGGTCGATCGGAGCGTCGCTCTCGACCCGCATGCGGCCGGTCTCCAGGTCGACGTCGACCCGGGTGACGCCGGGGATGGCGCCGACCTCCTCCTTGACCGAGCTGACGCAGTGGCCGCAGGTCATGCCCTTGATCGTGTACGTGGCGGTCATGGCACCTCGGACTATTCCCTCTTCATCCTATATGCCGGGAAACATACCCTACCCCTCTAGGGTATATCCAGAGGTGTGCGGGCCGCCGGGCGGTGCCGCTCCGGACGGCCGGCCGGGGCCGCGGTGCGCAGGACGCCACACCGCGCAAGAGGGCTCAGGGTACGGCACGCGGCCGGTGCGGCGACATGCGCGCACGGCCGCGGCCGAGGTCGTTCCCGGCGGCACGCGCCGGTTCAGGCGAAGAAGCGGCAGCCTTTCACGCGCTGGGCACGGCGCCCGGCGGCTCCTACCCCGTGCCGTCCGGGGTGGCCGTCAGACCAGGTAGCGCAGCCACAGGTACGGCATGGAGATGGCGATGGTGGCGAAGGCCACCACGGCACCGTACCGGGTGAACTGCCAGAAGCTGATCGGGGACTTGTTCCGCTCGGCGAGCCCCAGGATGACCACGTTGGCCGACGCCCCGATCGCGGTGGCGTTGCCGCCGAGGTCCGCGCCGAGGGCGAGCGCCCACCACAGCACATGCCCGTTGGTGCCGCCCTCGGGCATCTGCTGGACCAGGTGCTCCACGATCGGGCTCATCGCCGCCACGTACGGGATGTTGTCCACGATCGCCGACAGGCCGGCCGATCCCCAGAGCAGGACCATCGAGGTGAGGAACGGGCGGCCCGCGCCGGCGGAGGCGGCGGCCTCGGAGACCGTGCCGATGACACCGGTGTTGACCAGGGCGCCGACCATCACGAAGAGGCCGATGAAGAAGACCAGGGTCGGCCACTCCACGTCGCGGACCACGTCCTCGACCTTGACCTTGGTGATCAGCATCAGCAGCCCGGCGCCGAGGAGCGCGACCACCGACGGTTCGTAGTGGAGCACCGGGTGGAGCACGAACGCGGCCATCACCACGGAGAGCACGCCCAGGCTCTGCTTCAGCAGCACGTGGTCCCTGATGGCCGCCTTCTCATCGAGCTGCATGATCTCCGCCGCGCGCTCCGGGTCGTACGTGAACGCCTTCCGGAACAGCAGGCGGCACAGCCCGAGGAAGGCGACCATCAGCAGCACGACCAGCGGCGCGAGGTGGACGAGGAAGTCGTTGAAGGTCAGCCCGGCCCGGCTGGCGATGATGATGTTCGGCGGGTCGCCGACCAGCGTCGCCGTGCCGCCGATGTTCGACGCCAGCGCCTCCGCGATCAGGTACGGGGCGACGGGCAGGGCGAGCCGCTCGCAGACGAGGAACGTGACCGGTGCGACGAGCAGCACCGTGGTGACGTTGTCGAGCAGGGCCGACGCGCTCGCGGTGATCACTGTGAGCAGGACCATGAGCCGGAAGGGCCGGCCCTGGGCCCGTTTGGCCGCCCAGATCGCCAGGTATTCGAAGACGCCGGTCCGCCGCAGCACCCCGACGATGACCATCATGCCGAGGAGCAGGAAGATGACGTTCCAGTCGACCCCGGAACGTTCCGAGAAGAAGGCGGACTCGGCGTCCGTGCCGTGAATGAGCAGGAGGATCCCCGCGCCGAGCAGGGCGGCCTTGACCCGGTGGATCTTCTCCGTGGCGATGAGGACGTAGACGGCGAGAAAGACGAACGTCGCCAGCCAAGCGGTGATCGTCATGCAGAGAACAGCCTGTTCATGAGGGGGTGGAGGGCGACCGCGCCGAGGAGCCGGCCCTTCTCCACGATCGCCACGAGGGGGCATCGCGTGCGCGCCATGAGCGCGGCGAGCTCGAGGAGGGTGGCGTCGGGATCCGCGATGGGCAGCTCACTGGGCCGGTCCGGGAGTACCTGCCGGACCGTGCGGCGGCTCAGCGCCTCGGCGAACCGGTCCGCGTGCGCCTCGTCGATCACCCGGGCGAGCGCCGGGTCTTCCTGGCAGTACTGGGGAATGGCGAGGCGGAGGACCTGGGTGCCGGAGAGGATCGAGTAGGGCGTCCCGCGCTCGTCCAGCACGATGAGGCCGGGCAGCTTGCTTTCGATCATCAGATTCGCCGCGTCGATGACGGGCGAGTCCAGGCTGACGGCGGGGGACGGAACCATCAGGTCGCGGGCGCGCATCATCTGCTCCTACGGGGTGGGAGGTACCGGAATTCCCTTCCGGTATCACTCAGCAGAACCGCACTCCGCCGACCAGACTTCCCGGCACACCCGGTCCATCCTACAAATCGCCGCGCAACGGGAGCAAGCCTCCAACCTTGGGTTTTTCAGGGCTCGAGGCCCGCGGGTGTGCCGCGCCGTACGGCGGGCCCGGCCGGTGATCGGCGTACCCGACCCGCCGATCACCGCCGCTCACCCGGCGGAGCGGATCGATCGCCCTCCCCGGTGCGCGGCCGTAACCGGTCCTGCGGCCGGTTCCGGCCGGGCGCCCGGGCCCGTCGTGCCCCGCAGGGCCGGGAGCGTCCGCCACCCGGCTTCCGCCCATCCGGCTCCGCGCCCGCGCACGGGCTCCCGCGGCGCAGGCCACCGTCGCCACGGCGCGCCGTACCCGGGCACCGGCCGGGGTGGCATAGCGTCGGGAGGGATGGAGGTGTTCACCGTAGGGCACGGCGCGCGGCGGATCGACGAGTTCCTCGCGGTGCTGCGGGAGGCCGGGGTGACCACCCTGGCCGACGTGCGCCGGTTCCCCGGGTCGCGGCGGCACCCGCACTTCGGGCGCGAGGCGCTCGCCGCCGCGCTCGCCGAGGCGGGCATCCGCTACGAGTGGCACGGCAAGGCCCTGGGCGGGCGCCGGTCCCGGCGGCCGCGGTCCCGGCACACCGCGCTCCGGCACGCCGCGTTCGCCGGGTACGCCGACCACATGGACACGCCGGAGTTCCGTACGGCGGTGCAGGAGCTGGCGGAGCGCGCCCGTGATGAGCGGATCGCGGTGATGTGCGCGGAGACCGTCTGGTGGCACTGCCACCGCATGCTCATCGCCGACGCGCTCGCGATGCGCGGCGTGAGCGTGGTCCACCTGCTCGCCGTCGGCCGGCGTGAGCCGTACCGGCCGCACCCGGCGGTACGGCGCGGGGACGACGGATGGCCGGTGTACGACGTGCCCGACACCCTGCCCGGCCTTTAGGAAGGCAGACCCGGATGGGCGCCGGTGGGCGTCAGGCGAAGTAGACGCCGATGCGGTGGCCGGAGAGCTCGTGCACGTCGATGCCGAGGTCGTAGACCTCGGCGAGGATCTCCGGGGTCATCATCTCGGCGGTCGGACCCTGGGCGATCACCTTGCCGTTCTTCATCGCCACGATCGTGTCGGAGTGGCACGAGGCGAAGTTGATGTCGTGCACCACGATGACCACGGTCTTGCCGTAGTCGTCGGCCATGCGGCGCAGGCGGCGCATCATGTGCACCGAGTGCCGCATGTCGAGGTTGTTGAGCGGCTCGTCGAGCAGCACGTAGTCGGTGTCCTGGCAGAGCACCATCGCGACGAACGCGCGCTGCCGCTGGCCGCCGGAGAGCTGGTCGAGGTGGCGGTCGGCGAGGTCGGTGAGCTCGAAGTAGCGCATCGCCTCGTCGACGAGCCGGTGGTCCTCGGCGGTGAGCCGGCCCTGGGTGTGCGGGAACCGGCCGAAGGCGACGAGCTCCCGCACGGTGAGCCGGACCGGCATGTGGTTGTCCTGGCGGAGGATGGCGAGCCGCCGGGCGAGCCGCTCGGTGGGGGTGGTGGCGACGTCCATGCCGTCAACGGTCACGGTGCCCTCGTCGGCGGGGATCAGGCGGCTGATGATCGACAGCAGGGTGGACTTGCCCGCGCCGTTGGCGCCGATGATCGAGGTCACGCCGCCGCGGGGGATGGTGAGCGACACCCGGTCGACGACGACGTGCTCGCCGTACCGTTTGGTGACGTTCGTTATTTCGATCACCGTCGGGACTCCCGGATGAGCAGGACGATGAAGTAGATGCCGCCGATGAAGTTGACGATCACGGTGAGGGCGGTGTCCATGGTGAAGACCCGCTCGAGGATGAGCTGGCCGCCCACCAGCGTGATCACCGCGATCAGCGCGGCGGCGGGCAGCAGGGCGCCGTGCCGGAAGGTGCCGGTGAGCTGCCGGGCGAGGTTCGCCACCAGCAGGCCGAGGAAGGTGATCGGCCCCACGAGCGCGGTGGCGACCGAGACGAGCACCGCGACGATCACCAGCGCCCGGTTCACCACCGCGGCGTGGTCCACGCCGAGGCTCACCGCGTGGTCCCGGCCGAGGGCGACGACGTCGAGCCGCCGGCACAGGCGGATCGCCCAGATCGCCATCGCGCCGATGAGCAGCGCGGAGAAGCCGAGCAGCCCGGGGTCGACCTGGTTGACGCTGGCGAACAGACTGTCCTGCAGGACGACGAAGTCGTTGGGGTTGATCAGGCGGGCGGCGAGCGAGGAGAGGCTGCCGAACAGGGTGCCGAAGATCACCCCGGCGAGCACCATCACGTACAGGTCCCGCCCGCGGCGGCCGAAGAGCCACCGGTAGAGCAGGACGGCGAAGCCGACCATCGCCACCACCTGACCGGAGAAGAGCAGGCGAGGGTCGGCCGAGGCCAGCGCGAGCGCCCCGAACAGGAACACCAGCACGGTCTGGATCAGCACGAAGAGCTGATCGAAACCCATGATCGACGGGGTGAGGATGCGGTTGCCGGTCACGGTCTGGAACAGCACGCTCGACCAGGCGATCGCGACGCCGACCACGGCCATTGTGGCGATCTTGCGAGACCGGATCGCGAGCGCGAACTCCCAGTTCCCGGCGATGCCGGCGAAGGCGAAGGCGGCGACCGCGCCGAGGGCGAGCAGCGCGAGCACCGCGATCGTGCGCCGCTCGCGCCGCCGGGCCGCCGCGAACGCCTCGCCCGTGGAGCGGGCGGCGGCGCCGGTGCGCGTGGGCGCCACCGTTGATTCGGCCGTCGTGGTCATCGCACCCCCAACCGCCTGCCGCCGCGGAGGAGCAGCACGAGGAAGATCGCGCTGCCGATCACGCCGAGCACGGTGGAGACCGGGATCTCGTACGGGAAGCGGATCACCCGGCCGGCCACGTCGCAGAGCAGCACGAACAGCGCACCGGTGAGCGCGGTCGCCGGAAGGGCGTACCGCAGGTTGTCCCCGAGCGCGAGCGTCACCAGGTTGGGGACGATCAGGCTGACGAACGGGATCTCGCCGACCGTCACCACGACCACGGCGGTGATCACCGAGGCGAGCACCAGCCCGGTGTTCACCACCCGGTCGTACCGCACGCCGAGGTTGATCGCGAAGCTGCGGCCCATGCCGGCCACGGTGAACCGGTCGGCGTACAGGTAGCCGAGGAGGGTCACCGTGCCCGCGATCCACAGCAGTTCGTAGCGGCCGCGCAGCACCGCCGAGAAGTCGCCCGAGGTCCACGCGCCGAGGGTCTGCAGCAGGTCGTACCGGTACGCGACGAACGTGGTGGCGGCGCCGATCACCCCGCCGAACATGATCCCGGCGAGGGGAACGAGGATCATGTCCCGGAAGGTGAGCCGCCGCAGCAGCGTCATGAAGACGAAGGTCCCGGCCAGCGCGCAGGCCACCGCGAGCGCCATCTTGACGATCACGGCCTCTCCCCCGGCGAACAGCGTCGCCACGAGCACGCCCAAGGTCGCCGACTCGGTGGTGCCCGCGGTGGAGGGGGACACGAAGCGGTTCCCGGTGATGTGCATCATCACCAGGCCGGCCACGCTCATCGCGGTCCCGGCGAGCAGTACGGCGAGCAGCCGCGGCAGCCGGGACTCGACGAGGAGGCGCACGTCCTCCTCCCGCGCGTGCAGCAGCCCGGCCGGGGTCATATCGCCGACGCCGATGAACAGCGAGGCGGCGGCCAGGGCGGCGAGCAGCACCACCCCGGCCGCCAGGTGCCACGCGCGGAGCCGGCCGGCGGACGACGGCTTTCGCATCACGACAGGCTGTCGCCGACCGCCTTCACCATGTTCTCCACCGAGCTCAGGGCGTTCGGCGCGATGTACCAGGTGAAGGGGTCCAGGTAGATGATCTTGTTGTTCTTCGCGGCCTTGGTGCCGTTGACGAGCGCGTTGTCGAGCACCTTCTGGGCGGGCTGGCCCTCCTCCCCGATCGCCGCGTCGCGGTCGATGACGTAGAGCAGGTCGGGGTCGGTCTTGGCGATGAACTCGGCGGTGATCGCCTCACCGTGGGTGTCCACCTTGAGGTTCGGGTCGGCCGGCTTCACCCCGATCACGTCGTGGATGAGGCCGAACCGGGAGCCTGGCCCGAAGGCGCTCATCTTGCCGCCGGTGGTGAGCACGATCAGCCCGGTGCGGTCGCCGGCCTTGGCCTTGGTCTCCTGCACGGCCGCGTCGATCGCGTCGAGCCGCTGCTTGACCTCGGCCTCCTTGCCGAAGATGGCGCCGATCGCCTCCATGCGCTGCCGGAAGCTGCCGAGGAAGTCGGAGAAGTCGATGCTGAGGTCGACGGTGCGGGCGATCTTCGTCAGCTCTCCGTACGCGGCGGCGGACCGGGCGGCGACGATGATCAGGTCAGGGCTGAGCGAGTTGACCTTCTCGTAGTCCGGCTCGAACAGCGAGCCGACCTTGGGGTACTCGTC of Thermobispora bispora DSM 43833 contains these proteins:
- a CDS encoding heavy-metal-associated domain-containing protein — its product is MTATYTIKGMTCGHCVSSVKEEVGAIPGVTRVDVDLETGRMRVESDAPIDPAAIVAAVEEAGYQVVTEPASGTGE
- a CDS encoding ArsB/NhaD family transporter, which gives rise to MTITAWLATFVFLAVYVLIATEKIHRVKAALLGAGILLLIHGTDAESAFFSERSGVDWNVIFLLLGMMVIVGVLRRTGVFEYLAIWAAKRAQGRPFRLMVLLTVITASASALLDNVTTVLLVAPVTFLVCERLALPVAPYLIAEALASNIGGTATLVGDPPNIIIASRAGLTFNDFLVHLAPLVVLLMVAFLGLCRLLFRKAFTYDPERAAEIMQLDEKAAIRDHVLLKQSLGVLSVVMAAFVLHPVLHYEPSVVALLGAGLLMLITKVKVEDVVRDVEWPTLVFFIGLFVMVGALVNTGVIGTVSEAAASAGAGRPFLTSMVLLWGSAGLSAIVDNIPYVAAMSPIVEHLVQQMPEGGTNGHVLWWALALGADLGGNATAIGASANVVILGLAERNKSPISFWQFTRYGAVVAFATIAISMPYLWLRYLV
- a CDS encoding CBS domain-containing protein; this translates as MRARDLMVPSPAVSLDSPVIDAANLMIESKLPGLIVLDERGTPYSILSGTQVLRLAIPQYCQEDPALARVIDEAHADRFAEALSRRTVRQVLPDRPSELPIADPDATLLELAALMARTRCPLVAIVEKGRLLGAVALHPLMNRLFSA
- a CDS encoding DUF488 family protein, with the protein product MEVFTVGHGARRIDEFLAVLREAGVTTLADVRRFPGSRRHPHFGREALAAALAEAGIRYEWHGKALGGRRSRRPRSRHTALRHAAFAGYADHMDTPEFRTAVQELAERARDERIAVMCAETVWWHCHRMLIADALAMRGVSVVHLLAVGRREPYRPHPAVRRGDDGWPVYDVPDTLPGL
- a CDS encoding ABC transporter ATP-binding protein: MIEITNVTKRYGEHVVVDRVSLTIPRGGVTSIIGANGAGKSTLLSIISRLIPADEGTVTVDGMDVATTPTERLARRLAILRQDNHMPVRLTVRELVAFGRFPHTQGRLTAEDHRLVDEAMRYFELTDLADRHLDQLSGGQRQRAFVAMVLCQDTDYVLLDEPLNNLDMRHSVHMMRRLRRMADDYGKTVVIVVHDINFASCHSDTIVAMKNGKVIAQGPTAEMMTPEILAEVYDLGIDVHELSGHRIGVYFA
- a CDS encoding iron chelate uptake ABC transporter family permease subunit — protein: MTTTAESTVAPTRTGAAARSTGEAFAAARRRERRTIAVLALLALGAVAAFAFAGIAGNWEFALAIRSRKIATMAVVGVAIAWSSVLFQTVTGNRILTPSIMGFDQLFVLIQTVLVFLFGALALASADPRLLFSGQVVAMVGFAVLLYRWLFGRRGRDLYVMVLAGVIFGTLFGSLSSLAARLINPNDFVVLQDSLFASVNQVDPGLLGFSALLIGAMAIWAIRLCRRLDVVALGRDHAVSLGVDHAAVVNRALVIVAVLVSVATALVGPITFLGLLVANLARQLTGTFRHGALLPAAALIAVITLVGGQLILERVFTMDTALTVIVNFIGGIYFIVLLIRESRR
- a CDS encoding ABC transporter permease, which encodes MRKPSSAGRLRAWHLAAGVVLLAALAAASLFIGVGDMTPAGLLHAREEDVRLLVESRLPRLLAVLLAGTAMSVAGLVMMHITGNRFVSPSTAGTTESATLGVLVATLFAGGEAVIVKMALAVACALAGTFVFMTLLRRLTFRDMILVPLAGIMFGGVIGAATTFVAYRYDLLQTLGAWTSGDFSAVLRGRYELLWIAGTVTLLGYLYADRFTVAGMGRSFAINLGVRYDRVVNTGLVLASVITAVVVVTVGEIPFVSLIVPNLVTLALGDNLRYALPATALTGALFVLLCDVAGRVIRFPYEIPVSTVLGVIGSAIFLVLLLRGGRRLGVR
- a CDS encoding siderophore ABC transporter substrate-binding protein — translated: MLVPALLVLAACGGERSGSRDTAATPQQSAEQVTVAHAQGSTSVPKNPQKVIVFDVGVLATLDELGVKVAGVPSVENLPDNLAKYAGDEYPKVGSLFEPDYEKVNSLSPDLIIVAARSAAAYGELTKIARTVDLSIDFSDFLGSFRQRMEAIGAIFGKEAEVKQRLDAIDAAVQETKAKAGDRTGLIVLTTGGKMSAFGPGSRFGLIHDVIGVKPADPNLKVDTHGEAITAEFIAKTDPDLLYVIDRDAAIGEEGQPAQKVLDNALVNGTKAAKNNKIIYLDPFTWYIAPNALSSVENMVKAVGDSLS